The genomic stretch AACAGCGGGCGATCATGAGCCCGGCCCGCCGGAAGGGGGGACGCCGGCGGCGGCCCGGAGCGCTGCTTCGCGGGCAGCCGCCTCGGCCGCCTTCTGTGCTTCGGCGCGTTCCCGGCGGGTGAACTCGGGCATGACCTCCCGGGCAAAGAGGCGGAGGCTGTTGAGCACCTGCTCCTGCGGGATGGTCTCGCCCGTGTTGATGAGGAAGACCATCCGGTCGACGCCCACCTCTTCCCACCACTTGAGTGCTTCGATGCAGGCCTTCGGGTCGCCGATGGGGGTGCCTTCACGCACCGGCCCGACCACATCGCCGGGGCGGTTGCGGAGCGGTGCGGCGCTCGCGTGGGCGTGGTAGGCGGGCGACGGGTAGATGCCGCCGACGCCGACGAGGTGCGCCGCCCGGACGCCGAACTGGAGCGCCGCCATGCCGCCGATCGCCTTCGCCCGGGCATCATCTTCGTCGCAGTACATGAAGGCGACGCCGTTAACCTGTTCGTTGACAGTTTCGCCAATGGGCTCGCAGGTGCGGACCGCGCGTCGGTAATCCCTCACCATCTGCTGGTAGTCGAGTGGTGCGCCGAGCGTGACGCCGAGCATGCCCATGCCCCGTTCGCCGGCCTGGACGGCGGTCTCGGGCGACTGGACAGCGACCCAGAGAGGCGGATGGGGTTTCTGGAGGGGCTTGGGGATGACGTTTCGCTGGGGCATTTTGAAGTGGCGGCCGTTCCAGGAAAAGTTGTCGGTCGTCCACATTTTCACGACGGCGCGGGTGCACTCGTCCCACATCTCTTTGGTGAGGTCGGGCTCGCAGCCGAAGGCCGCCAGCTCAGTCCAGGTAGCGGAGCGGCCGGTCCCGAATTCAAGGCGGCCGCCGCTGAGGAGGTCCAGGGTCGCAGCGCGCTCAGCCACGCGGGCCGGGTGGTTGATTGGCGGGAGCATGAGGGCGATGCCGTGCCCGAAGCGGATGTTCGTCGTCTTCGCCGCGCAGTACGAAAGAAAGACCTCGGGCGCGGAGGAGTGGGAGTACTCCTCGAGGAAGTGGTGTTCGACCTCCCAGACCTGGTCGAAGCCGAGCTGGTCGGCGAGCACGACCTGCTCCACCGCCTGCTGGAGGACGCGGTATTCCGAGCGGTCGTCCCAGGGCTTGAGGACAGAGTGTTCGTAGAAGATCCCGAATTTCATGGGGCACCCACCCGGCAAGGTCGTGAGCCGAAGGCTAACGATTCTGCTAGCATTCTGCCAGTCCGCGACGGGGGTGCCTGTGGCAAGGGTTCAGCTGGTCACCGACTCCGCGGCCTGCCTCGGGGACGAGGCCGCGGCGGAGCTGGGCATCGCGGTGGCGCGTGGAAGCTTCGCGTTCCAGGACGAGCGACATGTTGACGACGAGCGTGCATGGCGCGAGGCGTATGAGCACATCCGTGCAGGCGCCCGGCTGCCGCGGACGTTCGCGCCGCCCGAGGCGGCCTACCTCGAGGTATTTCGACCAGCCGCAGCGGCCGGGGCGTCAATTCTCTGCCTTGTGACCCCGTTCGATGTGAGCCCGAGCTTCACGACGGCCTCGGCGGCGATGCTGACGGTGCAGGACGACCTGCCGTCAGCGCGCATCAAGATCTCGAACCCGGGCGTCGGCCATGCCGGGCTTGGCGCGTTGCTCGTGGCCCTCGCGGAGCAGGCAGCTGCGGCGGCGGACCTCGATGCGCTCCTCGGGCTGGCTGAAGCGCTGGAGCCGCTGGCGGATGCGCTGGTCGTGCCTGAGAGCACCCGGTGGCTCGCGGAATCGGGGCGGCTGGCGCTGGTCGAGGAGAAACTTGGCGACCTCGACGAGGATATCCCGGTGCTGCGGGTCGGCACGCGGGTGACCGGGATTGCCCGCGGCGGGTGCCACGAAGAAGCGCTGGCCGAGGCGGTGCGCCGGGTGGGCCAGCGGTCCGGCGGGGTGCCGCTCCATGCCGTGGTGGCGCATGCGGCCGCGCCGGGCATCGCCGAGGAGGCGGCCGACCGGCTCCGGCGGGAGCACCGGGTGGAGCGGCTGATTGTGACGGAGCTTTCGATGGCGATTGGGGCGGTCGTCGGGCCTGGGGCGGTCGCCATTGGGGTTGCGCCGGCGGGCGCAGGAGGGGACTGAGATGCCTGACCGCGGACTGCGCGCTATTGATGGACTTGCACCGATGCCGTTCGAGGCAGGGCCACTGGAAATCGCCGGACGGTGGGTGCAGGTGACGTTCGAGGTCGACCGGGATGCGGCGATGCGGTGGATGCCGACGGACGTGACACGGCCGATCCCGTGTTACGGGCGGCTGCTCGCCGTGGAGGGCACGAGCGGGGGCCGGCCGCTGCGGTTCGCAGCGCTCGCGCTGGGCGGGAGGTTCCGGATGATGCCGCGGAATGTCCTGGTCGAGGCGGTAACCGCGGATGGGTCGGCGCTGCCGGCGCTGGCAGGGCCAGCCCGGGCCGGCGACGTGCGCATGGACGCTGAGAGCGGCGGGCTGGTGATCGCGGTGACGACAGCCGAGGGCGTCCTCGCCGAGGCGCGCCTCCCTGCGCCATACGCAATCGAGCCGGCGATGCTCCGGTGGGACGGCTGGGTCGTGTATGCGCCGAACAACGGAGGAACGGCCCTGGCCGAGGCGCTGGTGGAGGTGCGGGCCACGGCGGCACGTCTCTCGAAAGGGGCGACGTTCGCACCGGGGCCATCAGCCGACCGGTCGAGCCCGTGGCGGCAGCTCCGCTCGCTGCTGCCGATCTCGGCGTGCGCGGTGGAGGGTGTGCTTCGGGTCGGGCCGGCTGCGGTGCCCGCGCCGGTGCTGATCGGATAGGGCATGTGCGGCGCGCAGGGCAGGCGCCGGTGTGCTAGATTCCGCCCGCCAGGGCGGGCAGCCAGCAGGAGAAGGGAGCCCAGGAAATGAAGTTCGGCATCTTCTACGAGATTTCGGTGCCCCGGCCGTGGGGACCGACCACCGAATACGAGGTGTACCAGAACTGCCTCGAGCAGGTGAAGCTCGCGGATGAGCTGGGGTTCGACCAGGTGTGGGCCGTTGAGCACCACTTCCTGGAGGAGTATTCGCACTGCTCGGCGCCGGAGGTATTCCTGACGGCGTGCGCGATGGTCACGAAGAACATCCGTATCGGGCGGGGGATTGTCGTCTGTGTGCCCGAGTTCAATAACCCGATCAAGGCGGCAGAGGTTGCCGCGACGATGGACATCGTTTCTGGCGGGCGGCTGGAGTTCGGGACAGGCCGCTCGGCGACGTGGACGGAGCTGGGCGGGATGGGCGCCGACCCCGACGAGACGAAGAAGACCTGGGACGAGTGGGTGCGGATCATCCCGAAGATGTGGACCGAGGAGCGGTTCGGCTACCAGGGCCGGGCGTTCAGCATGCCGCAGCGGGCGGTGCTGCCGAAGCCGCTGCAGAAGCCGCATCCGCCGATGTGGGTGGCCGTGACGAGCCCCGGCACCGAGCTCGATGCCGCCGACCGCGGGATGGGGAGCCTCGGGCTGACGTTCGGGGGCTTCGCCGAGCAGGAGAAGAAGATTGCCGAGTACCGGAGGCGCATCAAGTACTGCGACCCGGTGGGTTCGTTTGTGAACGAGCAGGTGAACACAGTGAATTTCCTGTTCTGTCACGAGGACAACGAGTACGGGGCGAAGACGGGGCAGCGGCTGGCCGGGACGTTCAACTACCTGGCCGAGCAGCTGCTGGCGGCGCGACAGGCCTACCCGACCCGCTCGTACCCGAACCTCGGGCTGCTGCCCGCGCTCCGGCGGGAGGCCACGAGCGCGCCGGAGGGGCAGATTCCCGAGGGACTCTGCATCGGCAACCCGGACCGAATCATCGAGGTCATCAAGAAGTGGGAGTCGGTGGGCGTCGACCGCATCAACTTCCTGCTCAACGCGATTGAGACGGTGCCGCAGGAGGAGGTGCTGGCCAGCCTGCGGCTGTTCGCGAAGGAGGTCATGCCGAAGTTTGCTGAGAAGCCGGCTGCTTCTCCGGCGGCCGTCGGGGGAGGGAACTGATGCCGCTTGTTGGAACCCGGCCGACAACCGACTTCGAGCATGGGCCGCTGCTCAGCCAACCCGGCGGGGAGCCGTGGGTCCTGCCAAGGGCGATGATTCTGCAGGTGATGTACGAGATTGAGCAGGGGGCGATGACGAGCCTCCTCCCGCCGGCGCTGCACCCGACCATCCCGCCGACGCTGGTCGTTACGGTGATGCGGGCGCCGGAGAGCCCGGTCGGCCCGTTTACCCTCGCCGAAGCCAAGGTGGGATGCCGGTCGGGCGCGCGGCCGCGGGCGCTCTCCGTGCGCGCTTACTGCGACTCGCCGGCGGCCTGCGAGGCGCTGGCCGCGCGCTGGGGCTACCCGGTCCACCCTGCCGAAGTGGTGCTGGCGAAGCGGTACGACCGGTCGTGGGGAACGGTGCGCATCGGGGAGCGGACGGTGCTGGAGGCACACCTCGTTGATCCCGAGGCGATCAGCGGGAGCGACATCCAGTACCTGGCCACGCTCAACACGGCGCGGGTCGAACGGGGCGGCCAGGCGGTGCCGCGGCTCATCCAGGTGGACCCGGAGTACCAGTTCCACAGCGCGGACCGTGGGATGCCGGAGCTGCTGGCCTTCGACGCCGAGGCGTTCGCACTGCCGGGCGCGGAGCCGTACTGGCCGGTGAGCGCGTCGCTCGCGGTGGCCGATGTGGCGATGCCGGAACTGCGATACCTGGTCGACCCGGCGAAGCCGCCGCTGGCGGCGGTCGAGCGGTTCTAGCCGCGGCGCATCAGTCGAAGGCGGGTGCGGGCCCGAGTTGCGCTTCAAGCTCGGCCGGAGTGCGCGCCGGGGCAAGGCAGGCCATGTTTTCGCAGACGTAGGCGAGGGGCTGCCCGGTCGGCTCGCGGCCTTCGAACAGCGGCAGCCCGAGGGCGTCGGAGGTCGGGGCGATGACCGTGAACGGGAGGTAGCGGGCAGCGACGACCTCCTCGAAGGGCGTGCGGGCTGCCGGCTCGCCGACGATGACGACTTCGCGGTGCGGCGCCAGGGCGAACTCAATGGCGTGGAGGATGGTGCCAAAACCGGGGACCGCCCGGAGGAGATGGTCGGCGACGGCGGCGGCGACGTCCTCGACGACGCGCTCCCATTCGGCCGGGCCGAAGTAGCGGCCGAGCCAGAGCCCAAGGAGGGCTGCGGCGCCGTTGCCAGAGGGCGTCGCAGCATCGAAGAAGCTGCGCTGGCGGACGATGAGCTGCTCGGCGTCGCTGGCGGTGTCAAAGAATGTGCCCGTCTCCGCGTCGCGGAAGCGGGCGAGGGCCGCCTCCCAGAGCTCGCGTGACCAGTCGAGCCAGCGCAGCTCGCCGGTCGTTTTGAACAGCTCGACGAGGCCGAGGCCGAGGTAGACGTAGTCTTCGAGGAGGCCGGGGACGCGGGCTTCGCCGGCTTTCCAGGTGTGATAGAGGACGCCGTCGCGCCAGGCGTTGCGGTGAAGGAACTCAGCGAGGCGGGTGGCGGCGATACCGTATGCGGGTTCGCCGAGTACGCGCGCTGCCTCTGCGAACGCGGCGAGCGCGAGGCCGTTCCAGTTCGTGAGCACCTTGTCGTCGAGGCCCGGCGGCACCCGCTCCTGGCGCGCGTAGAAGAGGCGCTCCTGGATGGTTTCGATACGGTCGAGGATCTCGTCCTGGCTGAGACCGAAGCGCCGCTCGAGGTCTTCGATGTCAGGGCGGGCGGTGAGGACGTTTCGGCCCGTCAGCTCGGGGTGGTGCGGGTCGAAGAAGTTGCCCTCGGGGGTGACGCCGTACCAGGCGATAGCGAGCGGTGCGTCGTCGCCGAGCACCTGTTCCAGTTCGGCGACGGTCCAGAGGTAGTACTTGCCCTCGATACCTTCGCTGTCGGCATCGAGCGCGGCGTAGAAGCCACCTTCAGGGTCCTGCATCTCGTGGAGGAGGAACTCCAGTGTCTCGTGGACGACGCGGGCGAAACCGCCATCGCCGGTGAGCTGGTAGCCGTGGAGGTAGACGCGCGCCAGCTGGGCGTTGTCGTAGAGCATCTTCTCGAAGTGCGGCACCACCCAGCGGTCGTCAACGCTGTAACGGGCGAAGCCGCCGCTGACCTGGTCGTACATGCCGCCGGTGGCCATGGCGCGGAGGGTGTGGAGGGCCATGGCGCCGGCGGCCCGGCCCTGTTCGGTCTCGGGGTGGGCGACGGCGTACGCAAGGAGGAATTCGAGGTTGGAGGGGGAGGGGAACTTCGGGGCCGAGCCGAAGCCGCCCCAGGTGGTGTCGAAGCTTTCGGCGAAGGCTTCGACGGCGCGGGCTGTGGTCGACGGGGCGATGCCGTCGCCGGGCCCGGCCCTGCGGGCGGCTGCAGCGCGGAGGTGCTCGGTCAGGCCGGCTGCGGATTCGAGGATGCGCTGGCGGTCGGTCTGCCACTTTTCGGCGAGGAACTGGAGGACGCGGGGAAACCCGGGCCGGCCGTGGGCATCCTCGGGCGGGAAGTAGGTGCCGGCGTAGAAGGGCTGGCCATCGGGTGTAAGGAAGACGGTCATGGGCCAGCCGCCCTGGCCGGAGATGGCCTGGACCGCAGCCATGTAGACCGCATCGATGTCGGGACGCTCTTCCCGGTCGACCTTGATGTTGACGAAGTAGCGGTTCATCAGCTCCGCGATGGCGGGGTTCTCGAACGACTCGTGCGCCATCACGTGGCACCAGTGGCAGGAGCTGTACCCGACGGAGAGCAGGATCGGCTTGTCTTCGGCGCGGGCGCGTTCGAACGCCTCGCTGCCCCACGGGTACCAATCGACGGGGTTGTCGGCGTGCTGACGGAGGTAGGGGCTGCTTTCGTTGGCGAGGCGATTCGGCATAGCTCCACGGTACAGGATTGGGGCGCGGCGCGCTGTCGACAGGGGAACGCCGGCGGGGCAGAATGCCGCGCATGGCTGAACTGGTGTTCCGGGAGGCGACGGTCATCGACGGAAGCGGCGCGCCGGGCTTTGTTGCCGACGTGGCTGTGGAGGGCGACCGGATTGCCGCGGTGGGAGGTGCTCCGCCCGGGGCCCGCGAGGTCGACGCGCGGGGTCTGGTGCTCTGCCCGGGGTTCATCGACACGCACTCGCACGACGACGGGGCATTTCTCCGCCACCCGGATATGGCGTTCAAGGTGGCGCAGGGCGTGACCACCGACGTCAGCGGTAACTGCGGCTTCAGTACCGTGCCGAACGAGCCGGGCCGGGAGTACATGCCGGGCGACATCTCGGGGCCGGGGTCGAGCTGGACGGACCTCGAAAGCTACTTCGCCGCATGCATGGCGAAGCGGCCGGCGATCAACAACCTGATGCTGGTCGGGCACAACCGGGTGCGGGCCCATGTCATGGGGTTGGAGCGGCGGGCGCCTACCGCTGACGAGCTGGCCAAGATGCGGGGTCACGTCGCGCGGGCGATGGAGCAGGGAGCAGCCGGCCTTTCCACCGGGCTGATTTACGAACCGGGGAGATATGCAGCAACGGAGGAGATCGTTGCGCTCGCCGCGGAGGCAGCGCCGTACGGCGGCCTCTACGTGACGCATATGCGGAACGAGGGCGACCGGCTGCTCGAGGCAGTCGACGAGGCGATTGCTATCGCGCGGGAGGCCGGGGTCGGGCTGCACATTTCCCATCACAAGGCAGCGGGGCGGCGAAACTGGGGCCGGGTGGCCGCGTCGCTGGCGAAGGCTGATGCGGCCCACGCGTCGGGGACGAGCGTGACGCTGGACGTCTACCCGTACACGGCAGGAAGCGGGCCGATGTGGCAGTACGTGAACCTGTCGGCTATCGACCGGGAGTGGGCAGAGGGCGTGATGATTGCGACCTGCCCCGACTACCCGGAGTTCGAGGGGCGGATGGTGCCGGAGATCGCGGCCGGGCGCGGGTGGACGGTCGAAGAAGCGGTGCGGGAAATTCTCACGAGCCCGCGGGGCCGGGAAGTCATCTGCATCCACTTCATCATCGATGAGGCGGACATCGAGACGAACCTCCGCCACCCGCGGGTGTTCATCGGCTCGGACGGCATCCCGGTGCTGAAGGGGAACCCGCACCCCCGGCTGTTCGGGACGATGCCCCGGGTGCTCGCCAGGTATGTCCGGGAACGGGGTGTGGTGCCGCTCGAGGAGGCGGTCCGGAAGATGACCTCGGCGCCGTGCGAGCGGTTCGGCATCGCCGGGCGAGGCCGGGTTGCCGAGGGGTGGTTCGCCGACCTTGTGCTCTTCGACGCGGCCACCATCGAAGACCGGGCTACCTATGCGGCGCCAAAACAGGAGCCTCAAGGGATTCGCATGGTGGTGGTGAACGGGCAGGTGGCGTACGAGGATGGCGTGCACACCGGCGCGGGTGCGGGGCGGATGCTGCGCTACCGGCGGGAAGCCTGACGGCGGCAGGCCGGTAAGGCCGGCGTTCCGTATAGTCGCGGGCACGACTTCGTTGTTGAGGAGCAGAGACATATGCAGAAGCCAGCGGTAGCGCTTGCCGCGGCGGTCGGCCGCCGCAAATGGACCGTCGAGACCGCAAAGCAGCTCGAAGCTGCCGGGTTCGCGGGGATTTACTGCGCCAGCTTTGGAGACGGGATGGGGCTGTGCCTCTCGATCGCCCACGCCACGTCGACGATCAAATTCGGAACTTCAATTATCCCGATCTACTACCGCGTGCCGTTCGACCTTGCGCAGTCGGCAGCGTACATCCACGAAATCGGCGACGGTCGGTTCTATCTCGGCATCGGGGTGAGCCACGAGCCGGCCAACCAGCGCATCGGCGTGAAGACCGGGAAGCCGCTGAGCGATATGCGCCGGTACGTGGAGGCGATGCGGGCCGCTGCGCCGCAGGTAGGGCCGCTCCCGCCGATTGTGCTGGCGACGCTGCGGAAGAAGATGGTTGAGCTCGCGGTGGAGATCGCGGAGGGCGCGGTGTGGGCGAACGCTGCCCGTTCGCATATGCCGGAGTCGCTCTCCCACATCCCGCAGGAGAAGCGAGAGGGCGACTTCTTCATCGGCGACATGATCCCGATGTGCATCGACGACGAGGACCCGGCAGCGGCGGCGAACGTGATGAGGCGGGTTCTGACAGGCTATGTGATGCTCCCGAACTACCGGAACTACTGGAAGGAAGCGGGCTACGTTGAGGAGATGGAGGCGATAGAGGCAGCGCTGGCGCGCGGCGACCGGGAAGCGCTGCCCGGCCTTATGAGCGACCGCTGGCTTGCAGACTGCACGCTGTTCGGCACACGGAAGCAGGTGTTCGAGGGGCTGGAGCAGTGGTACGCAGCCGGGGTGAAGACGCCGATTGTCGTCCCTTCGTCGACGAAGGGCGGGCAGGTGAAGGCGTTCGAGGAACTGTTCGCTGCCTTCGCCTGAGCCTGCGGCCGCGGCCGTCCCTAGAATGGACGGTGTGTACGAGCGCGAGCTGGAGGCAGCCCGGGAGGCAGCGCTGGAGGCAGGGGCAGTCATCGAACGGCTGCGCCGGTCGGGGGTCCGGTACGGCCGGAAGGCGGGCCGCGAACTCGTCTCCGAGGCAGACCTCGAGGCGGCGGCGCTGCTCGAGCGGCGGCTGCTCGGCGCGTTCCCGGGCGACGGATGGCTGAGCGAGGAGCACCGGGATTCGCCAGCCCGGCTCCGGGCCGCGCGAACGTGGGTCGTGGACCCGATCGACGGCACGCGGGAGTTCCTGCAGGGCATTCCGGAGTTTGCGGTGTCCATCGCGCTGGTCGTCGGCAGCGAGCCAGTGCTGGGCGTGGTGCACAACCCGGCCACGGGTGAGCTGTTCGCGGCGGCCTGCTGCGGAGCGGAAGAGCGCCCGCCGACGGAGCCGACCGGGCAGCCGTTCGAGGCGCTCGTTGGCCGGGGCGAGCACGCGTGGGACGACCTGCCGCCGCTCCCGGAGGGAACGCTTGTGCGCCCCGTGGGGAGCGTGGCCTACCGCCTGGCGCTGCTCGCCCGGGGAGAGGGGAATGCAACGCTCACGGGATTCGGGCGGGCGGAATGGGATGTCGCGGCGGGCGTTGCGCTGTGCCGGGCGGCGGGGCTGCGCGTCACCGGGGTCCTCGGCGACCCGCTGACGTTCAATCAGCCGCGGCCGGTCGTGCGCGGGCTCCTGGCTGCCGAGCCGGGGCTGCACGCGCGGCTGACCCGCTTCTTCGCGCAGTTCGTGCGAGAGTAAGGCGTTGCGAGGGAGGCAGACATGGGCATCGGCATCGGCTTCGGAGTGGCCGGGTTCCCGTTTTCGTCGGTGGGGGCATATCACGCGTGGATTGACCTTCTGGAGGAGCAGGGCGCGGACTCGGTGTGGTTCAGCGAGCGGCTGGTCTCGCACACCCCGACACTTGAGCCGATGGCCGCCATCGGGATGGCGCTCGGCAGAACGAAGCGGCTGAAAGCGGGGATGAACGCCGTCATCGTTCCGTTCCGCGACCCACTGGTGCTGGCGAAAGAGTGCGCCACGCTGGACTTCCTCAGCGGGGGGCGGTTGCTGCCGGTCTTCGGGGCGGGCGACGAGCGGGCGCCGGAGTGGCGCGCCACGGGGCGGGACCCCCGCGGCCGGGGCGAACAGGCCGACGAGGCGCTCGAGCTGATGGCGCGGCTGTGGAGCGAGGAACGGGTGACCTTCGAAGGGAAGCACTACCGGTACGTTGACGCCGCCATCAGTCCGCGGCCGGTGCAGCAGCCGTTACCGCTGTGGATTGGCGGCAGCTCGGAAGCGGCGATCCGGCGGACGGCGCGGATCGGCACCGGCTGGCTGGCAGGGCTGCAGACCCCGGCACAGGTTGCCCCTATCGTCCGGGCGATCCGGGAGAAGGCCGCTGAGTACGGCCGGGCGATTGATGAGGACCACTACGGCGCCGGCTTTTCCTACCGGTTCGGTTCGCCGGATGACCCGCCGGTGCAGCGGCAGCTTGCGGGGCTGGCGCGCCTGCCGGGCGTCGTGGACCCGGCGGGGCTGGTAGCCGTTGGGTCGGCCGACGACATCGCGCGGCGAGTCGAGGAGTTCATCGCAGCCGGCATTTCGAAGTTTGTGGTGCGGCCGATTGCGTCGGATGACGCCGACCTGATGGCTCAGACGACGCGGATGCTCGAAGAGGTGGTGCCGCGGTTCGCTACGGCGCGGCCGGCCGCGGCAGGGCCGCGAGCCTGACCCAGAGGTCAGGCGGGCCGGGGGCATCGCGGACGAAGACCTGGCTGGCTGTGAACACGGCGACCGGGCCTTCGGCGTCGGCGATAACAACCGACCCGGGACGCTCCCACGCGGGAACCTTCTCGTTGATGAGCAGGTCAGAGAGTTTGCGTCGGAGCCCGCGCCAGGTGAGTGTGTCGCCGGGAGCCAGGGTGCGTGCACGGAGCGCGCCGCGCAGCACCCCGGTGGAGAGCGGCGCGACCGCGGCGGCGGGGTCTGCGACGGGGGGCGACGTCAGGACATCGACACGCCAGGGGCCGACGCGGCGGCTCCCCGGGACGTCGAGAATGACCGGCGCGATCGGTTCAACCGGTTCGAGGCGGGGACCGATGCGCACGCGGCCGGCTGAAACCTCCACGACCGTGTCGCCGAAGGCAACCTGGCCGGAGCCGCGCCGGAGGACATCGCGGAGATTGCGGACGCGAGTGCGGTTGACCTCGGGCTCGAGGTGGAAGAAGGCGGCCTCGCGCTCGATGACGAGGAGGAGGGATTCGGCGGGGAGGTCGGCCAGCGCGGCGAGGTCATAGATAGCCCCGACGGGCGCCCGCGCGGCGGCGCGGGCCTCGAACGAGCGCCTTTCGAGCAGCTCGAAGGCTTCCCGGGCGCTCTCGGCAAGGCCGAGGAGGGCGTCGGCGATGGACGGGTTGAACCGGGCTGCCGCCGGGAGGAGTTCTGTGCGGATGCGGTTCCGGGTGTGGGCAGGGTCGCGGTTCGATTCGTCGAGGCGCGGTTCGAGGCCGAGTTCACGGCAGACTGCAGCGGTGTCTTCACGACGGAGGCAGAGCAGGGGACGGAGGAGCATGCGGCCAGGGGCGCCCGGGATGGGGGCAGCGGGGAGCATGCCGCGGATGCCGCGGACGCCGCTCCCGCGAAGCAGGTGGAGGAGGACGGTTTCGGCCTGGTCATCAGCGGTGTGGCCGGTAACGACAGCGTCGCACCCTTCTTTTTCGGCGGCGAAGGCGAGGAACTGGTAG from Tepidiforma thermophila encodes the following:
- a CDS encoding LLM class flavin-dependent oxidoreductase, with translation MGIGIGFGVAGFPFSSVGAYHAWIDLLEEQGADSVWFSERLVSHTPTLEPMAAIGMALGRTKRLKAGMNAVIVPFRDPLVLAKECATLDFLSGGRLLPVFGAGDERAPEWRATGRDPRGRGEQADEALELMARLWSEERVTFEGKHYRYVDAAISPRPVQQPLPLWIGGSSEAAIRRTARIGTGWLAGLQTPAQVAPIVRAIREKAAEYGRAIDEDHYGAGFSYRFGSPDDPPVQRQLAGLARLPGVVDPAGLVAVGSADDIARRVEEFIAAGISKFVVRPIASDDADLMAQTTRMLEEVVPRFATARPAAAGPRA
- the tilS gene encoding tRNA lysidine(34) synthetase TilS translates to MSSSARRPPKKSSPPAPGGSGSSRADEPPAGAWSPFPGAAAPRHNADGPPPGVRRVLRTVERFARDERLFRGRRRLLVAVSGGPDSVACLHLLLALRETFGLELKVAHFDHQLRPGSSEDLQFVRAHAAALGLEAITGEGPVREVAARQRRGIEEAARLMRYQFLAFAAEKEGCDAVVTGHTADDQAETVLLHLLRGSGVRGIRGMLPAAPIPGAPGRMLLRPLLCLRREDTAAVCRELGLEPRLDESNRDPAHTRNRIRTELLPAAARFNPSIADALLGLAESAREAFELLERRSFEARAAARAPVGAIYDLAALADLPAESLLLVIEREAAFFHLEPEVNRTRVRNLRDVLRRGSGQVAFGDTVVEVSAGRVRIGPRLEPVEPIAPVILDVPGSRRVGPWRVDVLTSPPVADPAAAVAPLSTGVLRGALRARTLAPGDTLTWRGLRRKLSDLLINEKVPAWERPGSVVIADAEGPVAVFTASQVFVRDAPGPPDLWVRLAALPRPAAP